The Zingiber officinale cultivar Zhangliang chromosome 9A, Zo_v1.1, whole genome shotgun sequence genome window below encodes:
- the LOC122021464 gene encoding uncharacterized protein LOC122021464: MTPLHALSRFECCSIEKLVLHPCHIGERPCPAVFAACFRCRNTFIGLGKCHLRPDFLFASSSRTPPPLIDERPAATVLDRNSPSGGMTFLPSPADLENGQKKAQPLLPPLSVEEGDGSSHAAGAAATDRDRTRGIPTERDRRKAGSLAMSRETVPTGPKPASSPEIHRHDLEDPEEEEREEEGEAKQPQGRRPAQWGQRRRRRSRRQDAQTPPGDCIGCFQHLHPVSSSTTTTAFSFISTSSAAFPFSAGAIVNASIPTSSSSLHHGKATAGTDPPPPLILPPIRCQIQFLTPSLDGFVSVMPPSSSAVHQLAEVAGSCRTPATPRS, encoded by the exons ATGACGCCACTCCACGCGTTGTCGCGTTTCGAGTGTTGCT CGATTGAGAAATTAGTACTTCACCCGTGCCACATCGGCGAGCGTCCGTGCCCCGCCGTCTTCGCCGCCTGCTTTCGCTGCCGGAACACCTTCATCGGGCTGGGAAAGTGCCACCTCCGCCCCGATTTCCTCTTCGCCTCCTCTTCTCGCACGCCCCCTCCGCTCATCGACGAACGCCCCGCAGCCACCGTCCTGGATCGGAACAGCCCTAGCGGCGGAATGACCTTCTTGCCCTCCCCCGCCGACCTCGAGAATGGCCAGAAGAAGGCCCAGCCCCTTCTCCCGCCCCTTTCCGTCGAGGAAGGCGACGGATCGTCGCACGCGGCAGGAGCGGCGGCCACCGATCGCGACCGAACGAGAGGGATCCCGACCGAACGCGACCGCCGGAAGGCCGGCTCGCTGGCGATGAGCCGGGAGACGGTCCCTACCGGTCCTAAACCGGCTTCATCGCCGGAAATCCATCGGCATGATCTGGAGGATCCGGAAGAGGAGGAGCGGGAGGAGGAAGGCGAGGCGAAGCAGCCGCAGGGGCGGAGGCCCGCACAGTGGGGACAGAGGCGGAGAAGGCGATCGCGGAGGCAAGATGCGCAGACTCCTCCGGGAGACTGCATCGGGTGTTTCCAGCACCTCCACCCGGTCtcctcctccaccaccaccaccgccTTCTCCTTCATATCGACCTCCTCCGCCGCCTTCCCCTTCTCAGCCGGTGCGATCGTTAACGCCTCCATCCCAACATCCTCATCTTCCCTCCACCATGGAAAAGCCACAGCCGGAACAGATCCCCCACCGCCTCTCATCCTTCCTCCGATCCGCTGCCAGATCCAGTTCCTCACTCCGTCACTCGACGGCTTTGTTTCTG TTATGCCACCGTCTTCATCAGCCGTCCATCAACTGGCGGAGGTGGCAGGGTCGTGCAGAACTCCCGCCACTCCGCGTTCTTAG